A genomic region of Pseudomonas sp. MPC6 contains the following coding sequences:
- a CDS encoding DUF3320 domain-containing protein, producing the protein MSSGISQKLQGSRKELLDIGLRNTMLNFRASAKTLAVVDELSESVFHLLYRQEKAMSFSPMARQKLAALATLPQIDGEDSRDAATDELLLQELDGLHESGFADDELDESGRARRHTDARLQTALDEERLFLQLLRIHSEARAFIEEQGVNTLFLALGFLHWYEADNSETLRKAPLMLLPVTLERSGAKDAFKLRYSGDELMPNLSLIAKLKTDFGLDLAACEFSDDRFDAMEGSLDSFYAEVTDLISQQSRWKVSTNEAALGFFSFGKFLMFKDLDPKSWPQDQQPDAHPVINRLLGSGFGDQHPAYAEDVNIDSVLQPGEVRFVKDADSSQTEAILEVREGANLVIQGPPGTGKSQTITNIIAELIAQKKTVLFVAEKMAALEVVKRRLDECHLGDAVLELHSHKSTKTSVLKELGRTLEQGRPLTRVGEDDLANLAELQGNLNRYCSAVSAPVGVSGMGFVEVLGRYLKLKHSYGVLPAIAFAPMASWTLADQLKRRELVEELTLHLKEMGRPDQNPFWGSKRTFFSPIEKDTASDALQQASAHLAALEAATKALSIRLMLTQPATLADVVVICRGARRAAEAPRLHGVELSTGDWQLRRDAIGELLDAGQRMSLCKAKHGALLIEAAWEQDLLEVRQNLLAYGGKWWKVFSGRYRASKARLQGLAQGVLPGSNAEQLGMVDSVLTYQQSRKVYDQHEALGSALFGAQWQRQQSDWAVLDRVRAWVVQLYEDLGNGHLPEGIIAFLAGGTDASGFEETVSQIEAHLVGLDQALLAGLEVIGMQDDTAQTLRNLDLSALGSRLQLWQSSLGALYQMARLNVLADEMHQAQLGELLNIALGSETPDQIPAILDFSWYSGLVQKAYAEKPALQQFDRIKHEHQIARFKALDAASLNHAQTWLARQVWEQMPNVNQPGEMATLRAELNKKRRHIPIRQLIDKAGRAIQQIKPVFMMSPMSIANFLPPGKLAFDVVVFDEASQVKAVDAFGAILRGKQVVVVGDTRQMPPSDLFSRDIAPDDENDATADIESILSLFKAAGSQERYLRWHYRSRHESLIAVSNVEFYDSKLVVFPSAGQHLHAKGVSFDYLPHAVYDRGRTRTNKEEAKAVAQAVMKHALETPQLSLGVAAFSVPQRDLISVEVELLRRKTPQAEAFFTAQGSEPFFVKNLENIQGDERDVIFISIGYGRNESGRIAREFGPLNKDGGHRRLNVLITRAKLAMRVFSNFRGDELDIDATAKHGVRALKNFLKYAETGELEVAKVTGKAPDSPFEDQVIRALRNLDYQIEPQVGTAGYFIDLAVKDPEFPGRYVLAVECDGAAYHSSRSARDRDRLRQGVLEGLGWNFHRIWSTDWFRNPEQEISRTVAAIEAARERIASRRNVPVAETLIEPLHEILRDESVDEVEPVASAPYEKARLAAVTNQLELHQHQPEHLLQLIRTVVDVESPVHSVEVTRRLMDAFGVTRQGSRITAAVEQAIGIGIQQRHFLRRGEFLHLADNRPVVIRSRAHWESSERRLEWVAPEELDRALIDIIVSGFSMSHDDAISGALRLLGFGRATAKVTAVLEERIDQLISDRRLELREGRLVVCG; encoded by the coding sequence ATGAGTTCAGGGATTAGTCAAAAACTGCAGGGTAGCCGCAAGGAACTGCTCGATATCGGCCTTCGTAACACCATGCTGAACTTCCGCGCGTCAGCCAAGACATTGGCTGTCGTTGATGAGCTTTCAGAGTCGGTGTTTCACCTGCTTTATCGGCAAGAGAAGGCCATGAGCTTTTCGCCAATGGCGCGCCAGAAGTTGGCGGCGTTGGCGACCCTCCCTCAGATCGATGGGGAAGACTCCCGGGACGCAGCAACTGATGAGTTGCTGTTGCAGGAGCTCGACGGTTTACACGAATCAGGTTTTGCAGACGATGAACTGGACGAGTCGGGTCGAGCGCGTCGGCATACGGATGCGCGCCTGCAGACAGCACTGGATGAGGAGCGCTTGTTCCTGCAGCTATTGAGGATTCACAGTGAGGCGCGAGCCTTCATCGAGGAGCAGGGCGTAAACACCCTGTTCCTGGCATTGGGCTTTCTTCATTGGTACGAAGCGGACAACTCAGAGACCCTTCGCAAGGCTCCCTTGATGTTATTGCCGGTGACTCTTGAACGCAGCGGCGCAAAGGACGCCTTCAAGCTGAGGTATTCCGGCGACGAGTTGATGCCTAATTTGTCGTTGATCGCCAAGCTCAAGACCGATTTTGGTCTAGACCTTGCGGCCTGTGAATTCAGTGACGATCGCTTCGATGCTATGGAAGGCAGTCTCGACAGTTTTTACGCCGAAGTCACGGACCTGATAAGCCAGCAATCGCGCTGGAAAGTTTCAACAAACGAGGCTGCCCTCGGATTCTTTTCCTTCGGCAAGTTCCTGATGTTCAAGGATCTGGATCCGAAGAGCTGGCCGCAAGACCAGCAGCCCGATGCCCACCCGGTCATCAACCGGCTCCTTGGGTCGGGTTTCGGTGACCAGCATCCTGCCTATGCCGAGGATGTGAACATCGACTCTGTGCTCCAACCTGGGGAAGTGCGATTCGTCAAAGATGCAGACAGTAGCCAGACCGAAGCGATTCTCGAAGTGCGAGAGGGCGCCAACCTGGTTATCCAGGGGCCACCGGGTACCGGTAAGTCGCAGACCATCACAAACATCATCGCGGAACTGATTGCCCAGAAAAAAACGGTGTTGTTCGTGGCCGAAAAGATGGCCGCCCTTGAAGTGGTCAAGCGTCGACTCGATGAATGTCATCTGGGTGATGCAGTGCTTGAGTTGCACAGCCACAAGTCGACTAAAACGTCGGTGCTCAAAGAGCTCGGACGTACACTTGAACAAGGCCGGCCACTGACCAGGGTGGGCGAAGATGATCTGGCCAACCTGGCGGAACTGCAAGGCAACCTGAACCGGTATTGCTCTGCAGTGAGTGCGCCTGTCGGGGTCAGCGGCATGGGCTTTGTCGAGGTGCTGGGGCGATACCTCAAACTCAAGCACAGCTACGGTGTGTTACCTGCGATTGCGTTCGCGCCAATGGCGTCGTGGACCCTGGCTGATCAGCTGAAACGCCGCGAACTGGTTGAAGAATTGACGCTTCATCTCAAGGAAATGGGCCGTCCGGACCAAAACCCGTTTTGGGGAAGCAAACGAACGTTCTTCTCCCCCATTGAAAAGGATACTGCGAGCGACGCATTGCAGCAGGCAAGTGCACACTTGGCCGCTTTGGAAGCCGCCACCAAGGCGCTGTCGATTCGGCTGATGCTGACTCAGCCCGCCACGCTCGCGGACGTAGTCGTCATATGCCGCGGCGCGAGGCGGGCGGCCGAAGCGCCTCGTCTGCACGGGGTAGAGCTGAGTACGGGCGACTGGCAGCTACGCCGCGATGCCATTGGTGAGTTGCTGGATGCGGGCCAGCGCATGAGCCTGTGCAAAGCCAAGCATGGCGCCCTGTTGATCGAGGCCGCGTGGGAGCAGGATCTGTTGGAAGTCCGGCAGAATCTTCTGGCCTACGGTGGCAAGTGGTGGAAGGTGTTTTCGGGGCGCTATCGCGCTTCAAAGGCTCGTTTGCAAGGGCTTGCACAGGGTGTGCTGCCTGGCAGCAATGCCGAACAACTCGGTATGGTCGATTCAGTTCTGACCTATCAACAAAGCCGGAAGGTTTACGACCAACACGAGGCGCTGGGAAGTGCCCTGTTCGGTGCTCAATGGCAGCGTCAGCAGTCCGACTGGGCGGTACTCGACCGCGTTCGTGCCTGGGTAGTCCAGCTCTACGAAGACCTCGGCAATGGCCATTTACCCGAAGGGATCATTGCGTTTCTCGCAGGAGGCACCGACGCCAGCGGGTTCGAGGAAACGGTCAGTCAGATTGAGGCCCATCTCGTTGGCCTTGACCAGGCATTACTGGCCGGCCTGGAAGTCATCGGTATGCAGGATGACACTGCGCAAACGCTGCGCAATTTGGATCTGTCTGCCCTGGGTTCACGCCTGCAGCTGTGGCAATCCAGCCTGGGCGCGCTGTACCAGATGGCTCGTCTCAATGTGTTGGCGGACGAAATGCATCAGGCACAACTGGGCGAATTGTTGAACATTGCCCTGGGCAGTGAAACGCCGGATCAGATTCCCGCCATCCTCGACTTTTCCTGGTATTCGGGGCTTGTGCAAAAGGCCTATGCGGAAAAACCCGCGCTACAGCAATTTGACCGCATCAAGCACGAACATCAGATCGCCAGGTTCAAGGCACTTGATGCTGCGTCGTTGAACCATGCTCAAACCTGGTTGGCGCGCCAGGTATGGGAGCAGATGCCCAATGTGAACCAACCGGGTGAAATGGCAACGCTGCGAGCAGAGCTGAATAAGAAGCGTCGGCATATTCCGATTCGCCAGCTGATCGACAAGGCCGGCCGGGCGATTCAGCAGATCAAGCCGGTATTCATGATGAGCCCTATGTCGATCGCCAATTTTCTGCCTCCAGGCAAGCTGGCATTCGACGTCGTGGTGTTCGACGAAGCGTCTCAAGTCAAGGCCGTCGATGCGTTTGGCGCGATATTGCGCGGCAAGCAAGTGGTGGTCGTGGGTGATACACGGCAGATGCCGCCCAGCGATCTGTTCAGTCGCGACATCGCCCCCGACGACGAGAACGACGCCACCGCAGACATCGAAAGCATCCTCAGTCTGTTCAAGGCGGCGGGTAGCCAGGAACGTTACCTGCGCTGGCACTACCGCAGCCGGCACGAATCACTGATCGCTGTCTCCAACGTCGAATTCTACGACAGCAAGCTGGTGGTGTTTCCCTCTGCCGGACAGCATCTCCACGCCAAGGGTGTGAGCTTCGATTATCTGCCCCACGCGGTGTATGACCGTGGTCGTACTCGCACCAACAAGGAAGAAGCCAAGGCGGTCGCCCAAGCGGTGATGAAGCATGCGTTGGAGACGCCGCAACTTTCCTTGGGAGTGGCTGCATTCAGTGTCCCCCAGCGGGATTTGATCAGTGTCGAGGTCGAGTTATTGCGGCGTAAGACACCTCAGGCCGAAGCGTTTTTCACCGCGCAGGGCAGCGAGCCGTTCTTCGTAAAAAACCTCGAAAACATTCAAGGTGATGAGCGCGACGTGATCTTCATCAGCATTGGTTACGGCCGAAATGAATCCGGTCGTATCGCCCGTGAATTTGGCCCGCTCAACAAAGATGGCGGGCATCGTCGACTCAACGTTTTGATCACGCGGGCCAAGTTGGCGATGCGCGTGTTCAGTAACTTCCGTGGTGATGAGCTGGACATTGATGCCACGGCGAAACACGGCGTACGAGCCTTGAAAAACTTCCTCAAGTACGCGGAAACAGGCGAACTGGAAGTCGCCAAAGTAACCGGCAAGGCTCCAGACTCGCCTTTTGAGGACCAGGTTATCCGGGCCTTGCGCAATCTCGACTACCAGATAGAGCCCCAGGTCGGCACCGCCGGTTACTTCATTGACCTCGCCGTGAAAGACCCGGAGTTCCCGGGTCGCTACGTGCTGGCCGTCGAATGCGATGGCGCGGCCTACCACAGCTCGCGCTCGGCCCGTGATCGCGATCGGTTGCGCCAAGGTGTGCTGGAGGGACTGGGATGGAATTTCCATCGTATCTGGAGCACCGATTGGTTCCGCAATCCCGAGCAGGAAATCAGCCGGACAGTGGCGGCGATCGAAGCGGCGCGCGAACGTATAGCCAGCCGTCGTAACGTTCCGGTTGCAGAGACTTTGATCGAACCCCTGCATGAAATTCTCCGGGATGAATCTGTTGATGAAGTCGAGCCGGTCGCCAGTGCGCCTTATGAGAAAGCGCGACTCGCTGCGGTAACCAACCAGCTGGAACTGCATCAACATCAACCGGAACACCTGCTGCAGTTGATCCGGACCGTGGTTGATGTTGAATCTCCGGTGCATTCGGTGGAAGTCACCCGACGCCTCATGGATGCGTTCGGGGTGACACGGCAAGGGTCGAGGATCACAGCCGCTGTTGAACAAGCCATAGGTATCGGCATTCAACAAAGGCACTTCTTGCGTCGGGGCGAGTTTCTTCATTTGGCCGACAACCGCCCCGTCGTCATCCGCAGCCGGGCGCACTGGGAGTCTTCCGAGCGTAGGTTGGAGTGGGTCGCGCCTGAAGAGCTCGACCGGGCGTTGATAGACATCATCGTCTCCGGATTTTCCATGAGTCATGACGATGCGATTTCCGGGGCTTTGAGATTGCTGGGTTTTGGTCGTGCTACTGCCAAGGTGACAGCGGTGTTGGAAGAGAGGATTGATCAATTGATCAGTGATAGGCGGTTGGAGCTGAGGGAGGGGCGGTTGGTGGTGTGTGGCTGA
- a CDS encoding fructose-bisphosphate aldolase, giving the protein MTMNNPPRRFTPMSQLATDYPVLLIDSDAPLRELHNCVSERLNAVLQYLHLMACTSLPDYAENDINTVTNIARIMVQDVSDVFRVIEQRGFEAPRVTDQI; this is encoded by the coding sequence ATGACCATGAACAATCCGCCCCGCCGCTTCACCCCCATGTCCCAACTCGCCACCGACTACCCCGTCCTGCTCATCGACAGCGACGCCCCGCTCCGCGAACTCCACAACTGCGTCAGCGAACGCCTCAACGCCGTCCTCCAGTACCTGCACCTCATGGCCTGCACCAGCCTCCCCGATTACGCCGAAAACGACATCAATACCGTCACGAATATCGCCCGGATCATGGTCCAGGATGTGAGCGATGTGTTTCGGGTGATTGAGCAACGGGGGTTTGAGGCGCCAAGGGTTACTGACCAGATCTGA
- a CDS encoding PLD nuclease N-terminal domain-containing protein, whose product MQIETIWIVLTAILLLIELWAINKVRKAEGKSSNKLLWIVFIVFVPLFGVLAWALVGPKHTQHNPHSPQARQ is encoded by the coding sequence ATGCAAATCGAAACAATCTGGATCGTGCTGACAGCAATTCTTTTGCTGATCGAGCTATGGGCAATCAACAAAGTCCGCAAAGCCGAAGGCAAATCGAGCAACAAACTCTTGTGGATAGTGTTTATCGTGTTTGTGCCGCTGTTCGGGGTGCTGGCGTGGGCATTGGTCGGACCGAAACACACTCAACACAACCCGCATTCGCCGCAGGCCAGGCAGTGA
- a CDS encoding HD domain-containing protein: MTQTLERAIAIAANAHQGQVDKGGSPYILHPLKVMLRVNTLEERIVAVLHDVVEDCGISLDELRQEGFSEAVLEAIAAVTKVPGESYEAFVERAALNPVGRVVKLADLEENSDLSRIEQPSWDDLERIEKYRRAIGVLRS; encoded by the coding sequence ATGACTCAAACACTGGAACGCGCCATTGCCATTGCTGCCAACGCCCATCAAGGGCAAGTCGACAAAGGCGGATCGCCTTACATCCTGCATCCACTGAAGGTCATGCTGCGGGTCAACACCCTCGAAGAGCGCATCGTTGCGGTGCTGCATGACGTGGTCGAAGACTGCGGCATCAGCCTGGATGAGCTGCGCCAGGAAGGCTTCAGTGAAGCGGTGCTGGAGGCTATCGCGGCGGTGACTAAAGTGCCGGGCGAGTCCTATGAGGCATTCGTCGAACGCGCGGCGCTGAACCCGGTCGGCCGCGTAGTCAAATTGGCGGACCTTGAAGAAAACAGCGATTTATCGCGGATTGAACAGCCGTCCTGGGACGATCTGGAGCGCATTGAAAAGTATCGGCGGGCGATTGGCGTATTGCGCTCGTAA
- a CDS encoding helix-turn-helix domain-containing protein: MVSSVFDKFKPGEDAFSAHPGESDRPQPSPLRIGFWLMEAFDLYTLANALEPLRLANQVAGRALCRWQMLSLQGGQLHASNGIATATARLDQAQALDVLILCGGDSLPADADQPDVRQALCHWALQPISLGALGQAGWLLARIGALDGYRCSLPEPDSLAPQAAFNELTPVAAPFCVDRQRLTCVGPQAVQGLMHEWLARTHGRGLVLRMEKHAARQARPLQAMHNAPARLQAALALMGDHLDRALGIDELAEAMGMSRRHLERLFKRSLGCSPSRHYLDLRLQRARRLLQAGGQSMVEVVHECGFVSLQHFARCYRQYFGVHPRVDVGGQLIAGCQANSVLHVPDSSLASQLLQ, translated from the coding sequence ATGGTTAGCAGTGTTTTTGACAAGTTCAAGCCAGGAGAGGATGCCTTTAGCGCCCATCCTGGCGAATCTGACCGACCACAACCATCGCCGCTGCGCATCGGCTTCTGGCTGATGGAGGCCTTCGATTTGTACACCCTGGCCAATGCGCTGGAGCCACTGCGCCTGGCCAACCAGGTGGCCGGGCGGGCGCTTTGCCGTTGGCAAATGCTCAGCCTGCAAGGCGGGCAACTGCACGCCAGCAACGGCATCGCTACCGCCACGGCGCGACTGGATCAGGCCCAGGCCCTGGATGTATTGATCCTCTGTGGTGGCGATAGCTTGCCCGCCGATGCGGATCAGCCGGACGTTCGCCAGGCGCTGTGTCACTGGGCCCTGCAGCCGATCAGCCTGGGGGCTTTGGGCCAGGCCGGTTGGCTGCTGGCGCGGATCGGGGCGCTGGACGGCTATCGCTGCAGCTTGCCGGAGCCCGATTCGCTTGCGCCCCAGGCCGCCTTCAATGAGTTGACCCCGGTGGCCGCGCCGTTCTGCGTCGATCGCCAACGCCTGACCTGCGTCGGGCCGCAGGCCGTTCAAGGGTTGATGCACGAATGGCTCGCACGGACCCACGGGCGTGGTCTGGTGCTGCGCATGGAAAAACACGCCGCGCGCCAGGCCCGGCCGCTGCAGGCGATGCATAACGCGCCGGCACGGCTGCAAGCGGCGCTGGCGTTGATGGGGGATCATCTGGACCGCGCCTTGGGTATCGACGAGCTGGCGGAGGCGATGGGCATGTCTCGCCGACACCTGGAGCGGTTGTTCAAGCGCAGTCTGGGGTGTTCGCCGTCTCGGCATTATCTGGATTTGCGCCTGCAGCGGGCGCGTCGGTTGCTGCAGGCCGGGGGGCAATCGATGGTGGAGGTTGTCCACGAGTGCGGGTTTGTCTCGCTGCAACATTTTGCTCGCTGCTATCGCCAGTACTTCGGTGTGCATCCGCGGGTGGATGTGGGTGGGCAATTGATTGCGGGGTGTCAGGCGAACTCTGTTTTGCATGTGCCGGACTCTTCGCTGGCAAGCCAGCTCCTACAGTAG
- a CDS encoding M24 family metallopeptidase: protein MQMPKTIQIKNGEKVTPTFSAQEYANRQAKLRAYLAQNNIDAAVFTSYHNINYYSDFLYCSFGRQYALVVTQDSAVTISANIDGGQPWRRTVGTENIVYTDWQRDNYFVAIQQALPKAGRIGIEFDHLNLLNRDKLASRYPQAELVDVAAPCMRMRMIKSAEEHAIIRHGARVADIGGAAIVEALRDQVPEYEVALHATQAMVREIARTFPDSELMDTWTWFQSGINTDGAHNPVTSRKVNKGDILSLNCFPMIAGYYTALERTLFLDHCSDEHLRLWEVNVKVHEAGLKLIKPGMRCCDIALQLNEIFLEHDLLQYRTFGYGHSFGTLSHYYGREAGLELREDIDTVLEPGMVVSIEPMIMLPEGLPGAGGYREHDILIVNEQGGENITHFPYGPEHNIIKK from the coding sequence ATGCAAATGCCGAAAACCATCCAGATCAAGAACGGCGAAAAAGTGACTCCGACCTTTTCGGCCCAGGAATATGCCAATCGCCAGGCGAAATTGCGGGCTTACCTGGCGCAGAACAATATCGATGCAGCGGTCTTCACCTCGTATCACAACATCAACTACTACAGCGATTTCCTGTATTGCTCCTTTGGCCGTCAGTACGCACTGGTGGTGACCCAGGACAGCGCCGTCACCATCAGCGCCAACATCGATGGCGGCCAGCCTTGGCGCCGGACCGTCGGCACTGAGAACATCGTTTACACCGACTGGCAGCGGGACAACTATTTCGTCGCGATCCAGCAAGCCTTGCCCAAGGCCGGGCGGATCGGCATCGAGTTCGATCACCTGAACCTGCTCAATCGCGACAAGCTCGCCAGCCGTTACCCCCAGGCCGAACTGGTGGACGTCGCGGCGCCCTGCATGCGCATGCGCATGATCAAGTCCGCCGAAGAGCACGCGATCATTCGCCACGGTGCCCGCGTAGCGGACATCGGTGGTGCCGCGATCGTCGAAGCCTTGCGTGACCAGGTGCCGGAATATGAAGTGGCACTGCATGCGACCCAGGCGATGGTGCGCGAAATTGCCCGCACCTTCCCCGACTCCGAACTGATGGACACCTGGACCTGGTTCCAGTCCGGCATCAACACCGACGGCGCGCATAACCCGGTGACTTCGCGCAAGGTCAACAAGGGCGACATCCTCAGCCTCAATTGCTTCCCGATGATCGCCGGGTACTACACCGCGCTGGAACGCACCCTGTTCCTGGATCACTGTTCCGACGAGCATCTGCGCTTGTGGGAGGTCAACGTCAAGGTGCACGAGGCCGGTCTGAAACTGATCAAGCCGGGCATGCGCTGCTGCGATATCGCGCTGCAACTGAACGAGATTTTCCTGGAGCACGATCTGCTGCAATACCGCACCTTCGGCTACGGTCACTCGTTCGGCACGCTGAGCCATTACTATGGCCGCGAAGCCGGGCTGGAACTGCGCGAAGACATCGACACGGTGCTGGAGCCGGGGATGGTGGTGTCCATCGAGCCGATGATCATGCTGCCCGAAGGCCTGCCGGGCGCCGGTGGTTATCGTGAGCACGACATCCTGATCGTCAACGAGCAGGGCGGGGAAAACATCACCCATTTCCCGTATGGCCCGGAACACAACATCATCAAGAAGTAA
- a CDS encoding MFS transporter produces MSTQSASLTSPLEQQRELTAERKALRRAASASFMGNFVEWFDYAAYGYLATVIAMTFFPQTDKASALLATFAVFALSFIVRPLGGLVWGHFGDKYGRRSALSWSILIMSVSTFCIGILPTYNHIGLWAPALLLLIRLFQGFSASGEYAGASAFLAEYAPEGKRGLYTSIVPASTAAGLLFGAVFVAGLHAWMSVEDLHSWGWRLPFLLAAPFGLVGRYIRMSLQDTPKFLEMEKRLEAKECATHAPVRELLTVHRRSVMIGIGVTCLNAVAFYLLLSYMPTYLSTEMGMSESDSFLASTVSLATYIGLIFLMGKLSDRFGRKTMLLTASVLFLVLTFPLFGMLENQPLIVILMIQIAFGAILAMNDGTLPCFLAEIFPTRVRFSGFAFSFNIANAVFGGTAPFIATWLIQLTGNKMAPAWYLLAAAAVALVAMLASRETAHKALQD; encoded by the coding sequence ATGAGCACCCAAAGCGCAAGCCTGACGTCCCCCCTGGAACAGCAACGTGAACTGACGGCCGAGCGTAAGGCCTTGCGCCGGGCGGCCAGTGCCAGCTTCATGGGCAACTTCGTCGAGTGGTTCGACTATGCGGCCTACGGCTACCTGGCAACCGTCATCGCCATGACGTTTTTTCCGCAGACCGACAAGGCGTCGGCGCTGCTGGCGACCTTCGCGGTGTTCGCGTTGTCGTTTATCGTGCGCCCGCTGGGCGGGCTGGTCTGGGGGCACTTTGGTGACAAATACGGGCGGCGCAGTGCGTTGTCCTGGTCGATTCTGATCATGTCGGTGTCGACCTTCTGCATCGGCATTCTGCCCACTTACAACCATATCGGCCTGTGGGCGCCCGCCTTGTTGTTGTTGATCCGCCTGTTCCAGGGCTTTTCCGCTTCCGGCGAATACGCCGGGGCATCGGCCTTTCTCGCCGAGTACGCCCCCGAGGGCAAGCGCGGTTTGTACACCAGCATCGTTCCGGCGAGTACCGCGGCCGGCTTATTGTTCGGCGCGGTGTTCGTCGCCGGTCTGCATGCCTGGATGAGTGTCGAGGATCTGCACAGCTGGGGCTGGCGCCTGCCGTTTCTGTTGGCGGCGCCGTTCGGCCTGGTGGGGCGGTATATCCGCATGAGTCTGCAGGACACGCCCAAGTTCCTGGAGATGGAAAAACGCCTCGAAGCCAAGGAGTGCGCGACCCATGCGCCGGTTCGCGAATTGCTGACCGTACACCGGCGCAGCGTGATGATCGGGATCGGCGTGACCTGCCTGAACGCGGTGGCCTTCTACCTGCTGCTCAGCTACATGCCCACCTACCTGTCCACCGAAATGGGCATGAGCGAGAGCGATTCGTTCCTGGCGTCGACGGTGTCGCTGGCGACCTATATCGGGTTGATTTTCCTGATGGGCAAGCTGTCGGACCGTTTTGGCCGCAAGACCATGTTGCTGACGGCTTCGGTGTTGTTCCTGGTGCTGACGTTTCCGCTGTTCGGCATGCTGGAGAACCAGCCGCTGATCGTGATCCTGATGATCCAGATCGCCTTCGGCGCGATCCTGGCGATGAACGACGGCACCTTGCCGTGCTTCCTCGCCGAGATCTTCCCGACCCGGGTGCGCTTCAGCGGTTTTGCCTTCAGCTTCAATATCGCCAATGCGGTGTTCGGCGGTACCGCGCCGTTTATCGCGACCTGGCTGATCCAACTGACCGGCAACAAAATGGCGCCTGCCTGGTATCTGCTGGCAGCAGCGGCAGTGGCGCTGGTTGCGATGCTGGCGAGTCGGGAAACGGCGCATAAGGCTTTGCAGGACTGA
- a CDS encoding GlxA family transcriptional regulator — protein MAKLQVAKPAAGRSAKEQRPVKTVGFLVIPNFTTIGFASAVETLRMANMAAREPMFRTVIIAASLDPVTASNGMRILPDYTITDAPRLDILFVVGSNPIVSNHSSRPLLNWLRKLAHDQVPLGGICTGSHLLARADLLKGYRCTIHWEDIEALKERFPGIIISNQLFELDRDRYTCSGGVASMDMTLQLIAREPGGRDIAAHAAELLLCDRVRGAKEQQRVPLRQKLGTSQPKLSQMVAIMEANLEEPVGLEELARLNEVSVRQLERLFHKHLQRTPSQYYLELRLSRARQLLLRSESQVRDIALACGFVSPAHFSKCYSRFFGVSPIGERKQVAAVH, from the coding sequence ATGGCGAAACTCCAGGTGGCGAAACCCGCCGCAGGACGTTCGGCAAAAGAACAACGGCCGGTGAAAACCGTGGGTTTCCTGGTCATCCCCAACTTCACCACCATCGGCTTCGCCTCCGCCGTGGAGACCCTGCGCATGGCCAACATGGCAGCGCGCGAACCGATGTTCCGCACGGTCATCATCGCCGCCAGCCTGGACCCGGTCACGGCCAGTAACGGCATGCGGATCCTGCCCGACTACACCATTACCGATGCCCCCAGGCTCGACATCCTGTTCGTGGTCGGATCCAACCCGATCGTCTCCAATCACAGCAGTCGCCCCTTGCTCAATTGGCTGCGCAAGCTGGCGCACGATCAGGTGCCGCTCGGCGGGATTTGCACGGGCAGTCACTTGCTGGCACGGGCCGATCTGCTCAAGGGCTATCGCTGCACGATTCACTGGGAAGACATCGAAGCGCTGAAGGAGCGTTTCCCGGGGATCATTATTTCCAACCAGCTGTTCGAACTCGATCGCGATCGCTACACCTGCTCCGGCGGCGTGGCCTCGATGGACATGACCCTGCAGTTGATTGCCCGCGAACCGGGCGGCCGGGACATCGCCGCCCATGCGGCCGAGTTGCTGCTGTGTGATCGGGTACGTGGGGCGAAGGAGCAACAGCGGGTGCCGTTGCGGCAGAAACTGGGCACCTCGCAGCCCAAGCTCAGCCAGATGGTGGCGATCATGGAGGCCAATCTCGAAGAGCCGGTGGGCCTTGAAGAACTGGCGCGGTTGAACGAGGTGTCGGTACGGCAACTGGAGCGCCTGTTCCACAAGCACCTGCAACGCACGCCGAGCCAGTACTACCTGGAACTGCGCCTGTCGCGGGCGCGGCAATTGCTGTTGCGCAGCGAGTCGCAAGTGCGCGATATCGCCCTGGCGTGCGGCTTTGTGTCGCCGGCGCACTTCTCCAAATGCTACAGCCGGTTTTTCGGCGTATCGCCTATTGGGGAGCGCAAGCAGGTGGCTGCGGTGCATTGA